One stretch of Paenibacillus sp. FSL R5-0341 DNA includes these proteins:
- a CDS encoding stalk domain-containing protein → MFIKRAGKIAAVTVIALSILGSTPNIGGAYAAPAITVQLDDVPLKFDAVPRIDKGVTYVPFRTVGEALGIDITWNSKSQTVKATNTVNGQTTEVLLQVGSTTATVNGKKVTLPAAPVQREGRVLIPLSSFSNQFGVSARWNQATKTVSLVSPQREMHLRAFYALQSFQEKDLIASMNSVAFGWSRIDRNGQFTLQGDEYRLPAAAGDITPQSIVADAADQQIQPQLMVYALDGNGELTKVLSDSRLRQKSIEGITAAVAEHGFGGVVLDFEGLGFKLDAVEQQKLLNAYVKQLKSSLPQDTALSLAVPPLNSAYKGYDYKTLASIADDLIIMAYQYNPVGTKSQVPEPNSLVDQAIQQALQAGVPKNKLLLGISLSSETPSSVDDKLGLAKRYDLKGAAFWRLGLFRSYNTKMEDAVNASVIKE, encoded by the coding sequence ATGTTCATTAAACGAGCAGGAAAAATTGCTGCGGTTACTGTAATTGCTCTCTCTATCCTTGGAAGTACCCCAAATATCGGTGGAGCCTATGCTGCTCCAGCCATTACCGTTCAATTGGATGATGTTCCCCTGAAGTTTGATGCAGTACCCCGGATAGACAAAGGTGTCACTTACGTTCCCTTTCGGACGGTCGGAGAAGCCCTTGGTATCGATATTACCTGGAACAGCAAATCACAGACTGTAAAAGCGACGAACACTGTGAACGGACAAACGACCGAGGTGCTATTACAAGTTGGCAGCACCACAGCGACCGTAAATGGAAAAAAAGTTACACTCCCTGCAGCACCTGTTCAGCGGGAAGGACGTGTACTCATTCCACTCAGTTCATTCAGTAACCAATTCGGTGTAAGTGCGCGCTGGAATCAGGCAACCAAAACGGTCTCCCTCGTCTCACCACAGCGCGAAATGCATCTGAGAGCCTTCTATGCATTGCAATCCTTTCAAGAAAAGGATCTTATTGCTTCCATGAATTCTGTAGCATTTGGCTGGAGCCGCATTGATCGCAATGGACAATTCACCCTTCAAGGTGATGAGTACCGCCTCCCTGCTGCTGCGGGTGATATTACGCCGCAGTCCATCGTTGCTGACGCAGCGGATCAGCAGATCCAACCACAGCTCATGGTGTATGCCTTGGATGGAAATGGTGAACTGACCAAAGTTCTGAGTGACAGCCGCCTGCGACAGAAATCGATTGAAGGTATAACTGCTGCGGTAGCTGAGCATGGTTTTGGCGGAGTTGTTCTGGATTTTGAAGGACTGGGTTTTAAACTGGATGCGGTAGAACAACAGAAGTTGCTCAATGCTTATGTGAAACAATTGAAGAGTTCCTTACCCCAAGACACAGCCTTATCTCTGGCGGTACCGCCGCTAAACAGTGCTTATAAAGGATATGATTACAAAACACTTGCCTCTATTGCAGATGATCTTATTATTATGGCCTATCAGTATAATCCGGTTGGCACCAAATCCCAGGTACCCGAACCCAATAGCCTTGTGGACCAAGCCATTCAGCAAGCTCTTCAAGCTGGTGTCCCCAAAAATAAGTTGCTTCTCGGTATCAGTTTAAGCAGTGAAACGCCGTCCTCTGTGGATGATAAACTGGGTCTTGCCAAACGTTATGACCTGAAAGGAGCTGCCTTCTGGCGCCTGGGTCTGTTCCGTTCGTACAATACGAAGATGGAAGATGCCGTGAATGCATCTGTCATCAAAGAATAG
- a CDS encoding Ger(x)C family spore germination protein, which translates to MRICRVLLLLILSCVLLSGCWDRIEINDLAIVLATGIDYEEGKVQLTSQIFVPRKAGGGDSSGSGGSPSGVTLIRTAEGRTIAEALNRLQRKVPRNMFWGHCEVIIISEQAGKRGIREYIDFFLRYPQFREHAYVFSSEKAAKDILALLDPLERSSAESLREMANLKLGTRVTALELAKSIEGPSTSAILSRMLVLPPEPDQDKLTTTPYVKGLSLYNKDRYVKTVKEPMSVGVLLLAKELNNIIMPVEFEPLEGSFSIRLIEIKTALKPRIVNQHWSMKVDIQTSGEVVLNTTDANLTDPAVLTKLEQEWSAKLTSLAHDALDLSQKELRSDFFKFAVEFRRYYPKQWKKQEKNWETLYPELDVEVKVDAHVVRTGKSTGPQGIPNEDET; encoded by the coding sequence TTGCGAATATGCAGAGTACTACTTCTGCTGATATTGTCTTGTGTGCTGTTAAGTGGCTGCTGGGATCGTATCGAAATTAACGATTTGGCCATCGTGCTGGCTACGGGGATCGATTACGAAGAGGGCAAAGTACAATTGACTTCACAGATATTTGTTCCGCGCAAAGCAGGTGGAGGAGATAGCAGTGGGAGCGGAGGCAGTCCAAGCGGTGTCACATTGATTCGAACAGCGGAGGGGCGTACGATTGCCGAGGCGTTGAATCGGCTGCAACGGAAAGTTCCCCGAAATATGTTCTGGGGGCACTGCGAAGTCATTATCATTAGTGAACAAGCCGGCAAGCGCGGTATTCGCGAGTACATCGATTTCTTCCTGCGTTATCCTCAGTTCAGGGAGCATGCGTATGTCTTTTCCAGCGAAAAGGCGGCGAAAGATATCCTGGCGTTACTTGATCCCCTGGAGCGGAGTTCTGCTGAATCATTGCGTGAGATGGCCAATCTGAAGCTAGGTACACGTGTCACTGCACTTGAACTGGCTAAATCCATTGAAGGACCAAGCACTTCCGCCATTTTGTCTCGCATGTTAGTCTTACCCCCAGAACCCGATCAGGATAAACTGACGACTACACCATATGTGAAAGGTCTGAGCTTGTATAACAAGGATCGCTATGTCAAAACGGTTAAGGAACCAATGAGCGTAGGTGTATTGCTACTCGCAAAAGAGCTGAACAACATTATCATGCCTGTTGAGTTTGAGCCGTTAGAGGGTTCGTTCTCGATTCGACTCATTGAAATTAAAACGGCCTTGAAGCCACGAATTGTAAACCAGCATTGGAGCATGAAGGTGGATATCCAAACCAGCGGAGAAGTGGTGTTAAATACGACGGATGCCAATCTAACGGATCCCGCTGTGTTAACTAAACTGGAACAGGAATGGTCTGCCAAGCTCACATCTCTGGCTCATGATGCTTTAGACCTGTCCCAGAAGGAGCTGCGCTCCGATTTCTTCAAATTTGCAGTTGAATTCCGCAGATATTATCCGAAGCAATGGAAGAAGCAGGAGAAGAACTGGGAAACCCTCTATCCTGAATTGGACGTGGAAGTTAAAGTGGATGCACACGTAGTGCGTACCGGTAAATCAACCGGACCACAGGGGATACCGAATGAGGACGAAACTTAA
- a CDS encoding spore germination protein yields MDTSAITQQDLPLTGYLAVDQEMLRSVFAGCSDIVFHTFQTACLTSALCVYCVGLCDTERLERQVLTPLQEMGIEAAQVPLASVKHVETTTQAVQAILEGEALLLLDGSKVGTAYPLYQAANRSTEEPLAESTVRGARDGFTESLTMNMSLLRKRIKTPALKIHTRNMGDRTNTSVSLIYMEGIIDPKLVKEVEVRLDDLKLRDVLESQYIEEGIVDQRYSPFPQMIATERPDVVASNLLEGRFAILVDGTPFTLIAPVTIFSMLQSPEDYYQNVFMSVFVRWLRYIFYVLSMLLPSAYVAITTFHQEMIPTVLLLSIARAREEIPFPALVEALIMEIAFEALREAGVRLPKQVGSAVSIVGALIIGQAATSAGIVSAPMIIIVAITGIASFMIPRYAASIATRLLRFPMMILAGTLGLTGVMLGVILVVIHLSSLRSFGTPYLSPVAPTMAKELKDVWWRPSPRNKPH; encoded by the coding sequence ATGGACACATCAGCGATAACACAACAGGACCTGCCGTTAACCGGATACCTAGCTGTTGATCAAGAAATGTTGCGCTCCGTTTTTGCCGGTTGCTCGGATATTGTATTTCATACGTTCCAAACGGCGTGTCTTACTTCAGCCTTATGCGTATATTGTGTTGGTTTGTGTGATACGGAGCGGCTTGAACGACAGGTATTGACACCTCTTCAGGAAATGGGGATCGAAGCTGCGCAAGTCCCATTGGCATCTGTTAAACATGTTGAAACAACCACTCAGGCGGTACAGGCCATATTAGAGGGAGAAGCTCTGTTACTGCTGGACGGTTCAAAAGTTGGAACAGCGTACCCTCTATACCAAGCTGCAAATCGTTCAACAGAGGAACCGTTAGCTGAATCGACTGTGCGCGGGGCACGGGATGGATTTACAGAATCGTTGACGATGAATATGTCACTACTGCGCAAACGTATCAAAACACCTGCATTAAAAATTCATACACGTAACATGGGAGATCGCACGAACACGAGTGTCTCACTTATCTATATGGAAGGCATTATTGATCCTAAACTGGTGAAGGAAGTAGAGGTACGACTTGACGATTTGAAGCTTCGAGACGTACTGGAGAGTCAGTACATTGAAGAAGGTATTGTGGATCAGCGATATTCACCATTTCCACAGATGATAGCGACGGAACGTCCGGATGTCGTTGCTTCCAACTTGCTGGAAGGTCGGTTTGCTATTCTCGTTGATGGAACGCCGTTCACCCTTATTGCGCCAGTGACCATCTTTTCCATGTTACAATCCCCCGAAGATTATTATCAAAATGTATTCATGAGTGTTTTTGTACGCTGGCTGCGATACATTTTTTATGTGTTATCCATGCTGCTTCCATCGGCTTATGTAGCAATTACTACGTTTCATCAGGAGATGATTCCTACTGTATTGCTTCTCAGTATTGCCCGGGCGAGAGAAGAAATTCCTTTCCCGGCACTGGTGGAAGCGCTCATTATGGAAATTGCCTTTGAAGCACTGCGTGAGGCTGGTGTCCGATTGCCGAAGCAGGTCGGATCAGCCGTCAGTATCGTGGGAGCCTTAATTATCGGGCAGGCGGCGACTAGTGCAGGAATTGTGTCAGCCCCCATGATTATCATTGTCGCGATTACCGGAATCGCTTCTTTCATGATCCCCCGTTATGCTGCCAGCATCGCGACCCGACTACTGCGTTTTCCCATGATGATTCTGGCAGGAACGCTGGGACTTACGGGTGTCATGCTGGGCGTCATCTTGGTTGTCATTCATCTGAGCAGCCTTCGTTCATTCGGAACACCTTATCTGTCACCGGTAGCGCCCACGATGGCTAAGGAACTCAAGGATGTGTGGTGGCGTCCATCTCCAAGGAACAAACCGCACTAG
- a CDS encoding endospore germination permease — protein MLTDKGKISETQLAFMVFPAILATAILSVPGITMHYAGHDMWMTPIIGSLVGLAAIGISIGLDRMYPGKTLIQSSVSIVGRIPGKLFGLIYIAFLPHLTGLIIREYGEFIVNNALPSTPLFVVMGTMVVVCAINVRLGIEVVGRTSQVFVTLLIVLLALIFILLIGELNPAELFPFMEKGPIPIITGAAAPAAWFSEYIVLAFLLPYVNQKKRTTRVMLGSLVLTTTAMTVTNLFCLFLIGDLTDTFVFPVMIAARYITIADFLQHIESLIIAVWIFGIFVKISVFLYIFATSTAEWFGLKDYKPVVVPLSFLCMVFAYWVVSGGSGISSLVSASANLYTISILLILPAMIYGVAWLKKGWAHVRKNRASTD, from the coding sequence ATGTTGACGGACAAAGGAAAAATATCGGAAACACAATTGGCATTCATGGTCTTTCCCGCCATTCTCGCGACGGCCATCTTATCAGTGCCTGGAATTACAATGCACTATGCAGGACATGACATGTGGATGACTCCAATTATAGGTTCTCTCGTTGGACTGGCTGCGATCGGTATCTCCATTGGTCTTGATCGTATGTACCCTGGAAAAACGCTTATTCAATCCAGTGTATCGATCGTTGGTCGGATTCCAGGCAAGTTGTTCGGCCTGATATACATTGCTTTCTTGCCCCACCTGACGGGCTTGATTATTCGGGAATACGGTGAGTTCATTGTCAATAATGCACTTCCAAGTACACCTTTGTTTGTTGTGATGGGTACGATGGTTGTTGTATGTGCGATTAATGTCAGGCTGGGGATCGAAGTTGTCGGACGAACATCTCAAGTATTTGTTACCCTGCTAATTGTGCTGCTGGCTTTGATCTTTATATTGTTGATCGGTGAACTGAATCCTGCCGAGCTGTTCCCTTTCATGGAGAAAGGACCCATTCCCATTATTACAGGAGCCGCTGCACCCGCTGCATGGTTTAGTGAATATATCGTGCTGGCTTTTCTGTTACCTTATGTGAATCAAAAAAAACGAACAACCCGGGTCATGCTGGGTTCCCTTGTACTGACGACAACTGCAATGACGGTTACCAATCTGTTTTGCCTGTTTTTAATTGGTGATTTGACGGATACATTCGTATTTCCGGTCATGATTGCAGCAAGATACATAACCATTGCGGACTTTCTGCAACATATCGAGTCCCTTATTATTGCAGTTTGGATTTTCGGTATTTTCGTTAAAATTTCCGTTTTTCTATATATCTTTGCTACATCCACAGCGGAATGGTTTGGGTTGAAGGACTACAAGCCCGTTGTTGTTCCGCTTTCGTTCCTGTGTATGGTATTTGCTTACTGGGTTGTGTCCGGCGGATCGGGCATTTCCAGTCTGGTTAGCGCTTCAGCCAACTTGTATACGATCAGCATTTTATTAATCCTTCCGGCTATGATCTACGGTGTTGCATGGCTGAAAAAGGGTTGGGCACATGTTAGAAAGAATCGAGCGAGTACTGATTGA